The DNA segment GGACGAGGGATTTCGCGTGTTCTGGCTGGCGCGCAACGAGGTCGAACTCTACCAGGAGGCGGTCGGATTGCTAGAGGGGCTGCGTACGCATTATCGCGTCGGTGCGATCACTAACGGCAATGCCGACGTGCATCATATCGGTGTCGGACACTACTTCGATTTCGTGATCACGGCGGCCGAGGCGGGTAGCGCCAAACCTTCGCCCGGCATCTTCAGGCAGGCGCTGCAGGCCGCTGGTGTTCCCGCGTCGGCATGTCTGCACGTTGGCGATAATCCCTATGCAGATGTACAGGGCGCGCGGGCGCAGGGCATGCGCACAGTATGGGTCAATCCCACCGGGGCGCCCTGGCCGGCTGGCGATCCGCGTCCCGACGCGGCAGTTCGCCACGTCGGCGAGATCGCCGGATTGCTCACGCACTGGGCTTAAAGCCCAGCGCGCGCTTGGCTCAATGGCGGACCGGACCGCCGGTATTGGGCAGCATTAGGCTGAAGACACAAGCTATCACCCCCACACCGACGAGCACCCACAGCACCTCGATCAGGCCGGCGTGACTGGCGACCAGGCCCAGCAGCATCAACGCTGCAGCGCCGAGTCCGTTGGACACGCCCAGCGCGATGCCCGAGCCCATGGAGCGGTTCTCGGGGAAGATGTCCTGGCCGATCACGATGCTGATCGGCAGGGTGGCGAACAGGGCGATGCCGAGCAGGCCCAGCAACAGCCACTGCGCCAGTCCGGTTACGTACATGAACAGAGCCAGCAGCAGCGTCGAGGCGAGGATGGCGGTAAACACCACGCGCTTGCGACCGAACAGGTCGGAGAGTTGCCCGCCGCCGACATTGCCGATGATGCCGACTACCAGCAGCACGCTGATCAACGCGGAGGAGTCGACCAGCGAGTGGCCGCGGTCGTGCCACAGGATTGGCAGATAGGTGACGATGCCGAAGATCATCAGCGCGCGCAGGCTAGAGAAGCCGACTAGGGCGGAGAGCGGTCCCAGGTGGCGGCGCCAAGCGATGGGGGTGGCGTTGGGGTGGCGCGGCGGCTGTACGGGCAGCGTGTTCCATAGCAACGGCACGCTGAATAGTGCCGGGAGTGCTAGCAGCCAGAGGTAATGCAGGCCCCAGCCGGCGACCACCAGGCTGGCGAATAGCGGCCATAGACCGCGACCGACTTCACCGCCGACCAGAAACAGCGCGAGGCCGAAGCCCTGTCGGCCGCGACTCAGCGCGCGCGCGCCGGCGAGCGCTTGCGGGTGGAACAGTGAATTGGAAATGCCGATGACGATGAGCACCGGAATCAGCACCCACAGATTGGGCGCGAAACCGATCATCGCGCCGGCGAGATTCGAGCCGAGAACGCCCATGACGATGAACATACGTCCGCCGAAGCGATCCGCGATCCAGCCGGTGAAGGCCTGGAGCGCCTGGCCGATGAGCAGGGCGGCCATGACCGTGCCGGCCAGGCCGACGTGGAGATGTAGATTGAGCAGGACGGCAGGGAGCACGCCGGGCAGATAATTGGCGGCGCCGTCGTTGAGAAAGTGGAGCCAGCCCAGTCCGCCCAAACGATTATACAGCGGGCGGTCGGCGTCGACTTGGACGCGGTCGCTGGCCAGTTCGGATGCGCTCATCGAAATTCCTTGCAGGTTGAAAATTAGGGAGCTATCTATTTTCGCAGATTGCCGGGAGGCTGTCAGCCACGGTGGCTGTGCGGTTTATCGTCGGAGCAGGGGCCGCAGTGACGGCCAGACGTTATCGAGCAGTTGCGGCTGGGCAGCGGCGGTCGGGTGGATGCCGTCGGCCTGCATCAGCGCCGGGTCGGTAGCCACGCCTTTGAGCAGGAACGGTACCAACGGTGTGTGTGTTTGTCGGGCCACGGCCTCATAGACTCGATGGAACATCTGGGTATAGGCCGGGCCATAATTGGGTGGCATGCGCACACCGAGCAGGAGCACGCGCGCACCGCCGCGCTGTGCAGTCGCAACCAGTTGTTCGAGTTGCGCGCGGAAGGTCGCGATGGGTGTGCCGCGAAGACCGTCGTTGCCGCCGAGTTCGATGACGACCAATGATGGGTGGTAGCGTGCCAGCTCGGCGGGTAATCGGGCCAGGCCGCCCGCCGTGGTATCGCCGCCGATGCTGGCGTTGACGACGCGATCGGGATAGCCTTCCTGGAACAACCGCGCCGCCAGCAGGTGGACCCAACCGGCATCGACCGGTATGCCGTGAGCGGCGCTCAGGCTGTCGCCGAGGATCAGGATGATGGGTGCCTTGGCCGCTGCAGCGGCGGGGCCGGTGGCGAGCAAGACGATTAACAGGCAGCGGATGAGGGTGGCACGCATGGTGGAGGATTCTAGCGCGTCGGCCGTGACCGCGGTCGGTCTGTCCAAATCGATTCACGGACCGGACGGGGTGTTGAGCATACTCGATGGCGTGGATCTGCGTGTCGAGGCGGGTGAGTCGGTGGCGATCATCGGCGCCTCCGGTTCCGGCAAGTCGACCTTGTTGGGGTTGCTCGCCGGATTGGATGCGCCGAGTGCGGGTGATGTCTTTCTCGCCGGAGAAGCTCTGGGGCCGCTGGATGAGGACGGGCGTGCCCGTGCCCGCGCGGGCCGGGTTGGCTTTGTATTCCAGTCTTTCCAGTTGTTGCCGGGGCTCACGGCACTGGAGAATGTGATGTTGCCGCTGGAGCTGCTTGACCGTCCGGCGCGCGGGCCGGCCTTGCTGGTGCTTGAGCGCGTCGGCTTGGCCGCGCGGGCAGCACATTATCCGCATCAGTTGTCGGGCGGCGAACAACAGCGCGTGGCCATTGCGCGGGCCTTCGTGACCCGTCCGGCCGTACTGTTCGCCGACGAACCGACCGGTAATCTAGACGAGGCTAGCGGCACGCAGGTGATCGACCTGCTGTTTACCCTCAATGCCGAACAGGCAACGGCGCTGGTCTTGGTCACTCACGACGCGGTCCTTGCCGCACGCTGCGCGCGGCGCTACCGGCTGCAGGCCGGACGTCTGGCGCCGTGCTGAGCGGGTTGCTGCCGCCGCGTCTGGTCTGGCGCGCGCTGCGCCGGGACCTGCGTGCGGGGGCGCTGCGCGTGATTGTGTTCGCGCTGATCGTGGCGGTCGGCGCGATCACCGCGGTCGGCGTATTCACCGACCGCGTTTCGCGCGCGATGAGCGACCAGGCCAGCGGCCTGTTGGGAGCGGATTTGGTGCTCGATTCAGCGGATGCGATACCCGGTGCGGTACGCGCGCGGGCGCGTAGCCTCAATTTGCAGGGCGTCGATGCGCTGGGTTTTCCCAGCGTGGTACTCAGCGGGGAACACACCGTTCTGGTCATGGTTCGGGCGCTTGGCAAGGGTTATCCACTGCTGGGCGAAGCCAAGCTGTCGGATACGCCGTTCGGCACGGAGCGCACGGTCCATGGCCCGCCGCATACGGGCACCGTCTGGTTGAGTCGAGAGGCGCTTGAACGTCTGGGACTCGCGGTGGGTGAGCGCCTCCAGCTCGGCAATGCGCATTTACGTATCGCTGCGGTCGTGCGCGAGGCACCGGGTACGGGTGCAGGATTGTTCGATTTCGCCCCGCGCCTGATCATGTCGCTGTCCGATGTGGCCGCCACTGGCCTGGTGACCCCGCAAAGTCGCGTGCGTCACGACCTGATGCTGGCAGGTCCCTCGGGGGGATTGATGCCATGCGCCGTTGGCTGGTTACACACGCGCCGGTCGGTATGCAGGTCGAAGACGTGCGGAGTGGTCGGCCCACGCTGCGCGTGGCGCTGGATCGTGCGCAGCGCTTTCTGTCTCTGGCGGCGCTGGCTGCGGCACTGCTTGGCGGTGGTGCAATCGCCGTTGCCGCGGCGAGCTTTGCACGTCGGGAGTCGGACCAGAGCGCGTTGATGCGCTGTCTGGGGGCGAGCGGTTCGATGGTGTTGCGTCTGGCGATCTGGCGGTTACTGGTTGTCGGATTGTTCGGGAGTTTGCTTGGGCTTGCGCTCGGCGCACTGGCGCAATGGGGATTGTCGGCATTGCTCGCTGGCTGGTTCGCCACGCGCCTGCCATTACCTGGCTGGGGGCCCTTCGGTGTCGGACTGATCAGTGGATTGGTGTTGTTGCTGGGCTTCGGCCTGGTGCCGGTGCTGCAGGTTGGGCGTGTGCCGCCGCTACGCGTGTTGCGGCGCGAGTTGAGTTCGATGCCGGCCTCCGCGTGGCTGACCGCAACCGCGGCCTTGGCGGCGATGGGCGGGTTGCTGCGCTGGCAGACGGGTGATTCGCAATTGTCGCTGTGGGTGATCGGCGGTGGATTGGTGACCGTGGTGGTGCTGTGGACCGTCGCGCGTGGATTGATGCTGGGACTTGCGCGCTGGCATCCTGGCGGCACACGTTTCGGCTGGCGTTTTGGGCTGCGTAACCTCGGGCGGCGCGGTCCCTTGGGCGCGGTGCAGCTCGCGGCGGTGGGTCTGGGTCTGTCGACGCTGCTGCTGCTTGCCTTCGTGCGCGGTGATTTGCTCGATGCCTGGCGGCGAAGCCTGCCGGCGGATACGCCGAACCAGTTTGCGATCAATATCCAGACCGCACAGCGTGACGGCGTACGCGCACTCTTTGCGGCGCATGGGTTGCCCGCGCCGGACTTCTACCCCATGGTTCGGGGGCGGCTCGTTTCGATCAACGGGAAGCCGGTGCGCGCGCGTGATTACGCCGATGGTCAGGCGCGTCGTTTGGTGCGCCGCGAGTTCAATCTATCGTGGGCCAGTCACTTGCAGAAGGGTAACCAGCTGGTGGCAGGGCACTGGTGGGCGAGCGAAACACCGCGCGGATTTTCGGTGGATCAGGGGATCGCGCGGACCCTTGGTATTCATCTGGGAGATCGATTGGGTTTCGAAACGGCGGGTCAGGCATTTTCCGGCAAGGTGGAGAGCCTGCGCAACGTGCGCTGGGACAGTTTCAGGCCGAATTTCTTCGTGGTGGCCGTGCCCGGCATGCTCGATGGTCTCCCTGTGAATTGGATCACGAGTTTCTATCTGCCGCCGGGTCATGCGGCCTTCCTGCCTGCGCTGGTGCGGGCTTATCCGGGGGTTACCCTGTTCGATGTCGACCGCCTGCTGGCGCAGGTGCGTTCTATCATCGAACGTGGCGTCCGTGCGGTTGAGTATGTGTTTGCCTTTTCGTTGGTGGCCGGGCTGATCGTGCTTTACGCCGCTATCGATGCGGCACAGGCGGCACGACGGCGCGAACTGGCCGTATTGCGCACACTGGGTGCTTCGCGTCGCCAGCTGCGCCTTGCGCTGGCCGCCGAGTTCGCTGCACTGGGTATACTGGCGGGCGTGATTGCCAGCGCCTCGGCCAGCCTGTTGGGATACGTACTGGCCGTCCATATCTTTAATCTCGACTACTCGCCAGATCCACGGTTATGGTTGGTCGGAGTCGCCAGCGGTACGTTGCTGGTGTTGGCGGTGGGTCTGTGGGGGACGCGCGCCGCCGTGCGCGTGCCGCCACTGGTGGTGCTGCAGTCGCCAGATTGAATATCAGTGCAGAGTGCCGGAGTTCACCCTTAGATGAAACAGACCCCAATACCGCAGTCTGATCAGGCGTCGTTGAATGAACAATTGCTCGCTGCCGTGGAGGATGCGCGTCGCGAGGAAATGACGCGTGCGCTGGCACATCTGGCCGATGCCGGGGAGCGTGAGCGCAAGCGCCCGGATGGGCGTGCCGCGGCCCTGCGCTTGCTGGAAATGGGTGCCGATATGGATTCGGTGCTGGCTGCAGTGCTGGCTGATCCCAGGTTGCGTGAGCGCCTGTCGCCCGAATTCCTGACGGAAACGTATGGCGCGCCGATGGCGGCGCTGGTGCGCAATATCCATTGGCTGAATACCTTCAAGGAATGCCGCGAGGAATTCGTGCAACCGCCCGAACAGGCCGAGCATCTGCGTCGTATGCTTCTGGCGATGGTCGATGACGTGCGTGCGGTGCTGGTCAAACTGGCCTATCGCGTAGAGCGCCTCCAGCTGCTGGCCGAGGAATCCTACGAGACGCGGCGCTGCATTGCGCGCGAGACGCTTGATATCTATGCCCCGCTGGCCAACCGCCTGGGTCTGGGTCAGCTCAAGTGGTCGCTGGAGGACTTGGCCTTCCGCTACCTCGAACCGCAGACCTACAAGCGACTGGCCAAGTCGCTTGAGGAAACCCGTGATTCGCGTGAAGGCTACGTCAGTGGTTTTGTGAACGAGTTGCAGGGGGCGTTGAAGGCGGAGGACATCGAGGCGGAGGTCTACGGACGGCCTAAGCATATCTATAGTATTTACAATAAAATAAGTCGAAAAAATATTGATTTAAATGATCTTTATGATATCCGTGCCGTACGTGTGCTGGTCGACCGCGTGTCCACTTGCTATGCCGTTCTCGGCGTGGTCCATGGCCGTTGGACGCACATTCCGAAGGAGTTCGACGACTACATCGCCAATCGTAAGGAAAACGGTTATCAATCGCTGCATACGGCCGTGATCGGGCCGCAAGGCAAGGTTGTCGAGGTGCAGATTCGTACGCACGAGATGCACGCGCTGGCGGAGCAGGGCGTGGCTGCACATTGGCGCTACAAGGAAGGCGGGCGCCACGACCAGGCACTGGACCGCGCGGTCAGCTCCCTGCGCAATCTGCTGGATCATCGAGACAATGACGAGGAGTTGCTGGAGAGCTTCCACGCAGAGCTGTTCGGCGACCGCGTCTTCGTGCTCACGCCACGGGGCGACGTACTCGATTTGCCCAAGGGCTCGACACCGCTCGATTTCGCTTACACCGTACACTCGGAAGTCGGGCATCGCTGCCGAGGTGCCAAGGTTGACGGACACATCGTGCCCCTGACCTATATCCTTAAATCCGGCGAGCAGGTCGAAATCCTTACCGCGCGCGAGCCGAATCCCAGCCGTGACTGGTACAACCCGAATACCAACTACCTGTTCAGCGCCCGCTCACGTGCCAAGGTGCGTCACTGGTTCGCGCAGCTTGACCGCGATCAGCATCTGGCCGATGGCCGGACGCTCCTGGAGCGGGAATCCCATCGTCTGGGTGTCGCCGTGCCCGATCTGGATGTGCTGGTGCGCCGTTTTCACCTGCAGACATCTGACGAGCTGTTGTTGGCTATAGGACGCGGCGATGTCCGTCCCGGGCAACTCGCCTCAGCGTTGCAGGGGCCAGCCGCACCCGCACAGTTGCCTACCGCTGGTATGCGTAAGGCGCCTAGCCGGAATGGACAGGCGGACCGCGATGCCATTCGGGTGCAGGGCGTCGGTAACTTGTTGACCCAGTTTGCCCAGTGCTGCAAGCCGGCCCCCGGCGATCCCGTGGTGGGCTACATCACGAAGGGTGAAGGCGTGGCCATTCATCGCATCGACTGCCCGAATATCCTCAACATGCCGGATGCGCAGCGCAAGCGCCTGATCGAGGCGGATTGGGGCGATCAGCCGCACAGTTACCCGGTGGATATCCACATCGAGGCCTACGACCGTCAAGGTTTATTGCGTGACATAACCCACGCGCTGTCGAACGAAAAGATCAACGTGCTCGCGGCCAATACCCGTACGAATCGAGACGATCAATCGGTCATTATGGATCTTGAGGTGGAGATCGTGGACATCACGCAGCTTAGTCGGATACTGGATAAGCTGGCACAGCTGCCGAATGTAATAACCTCAGAGAGAAAGCACTAATAAATTAATGTCTTATATATTAATCTTAATGTTGATTGATGATTGTTTTTCTTGGGTGACTCGCCTACCCGGCGCTGATGTGGCGACCGTGTAGATACCGCTCGTTTCACCCGTTCCGAGCGCCTTCCCGACATTGCGATCCAGCGAGGTAATCCCATGCCTGTAGCCGAACTCGATGATTTGCGTATGCATTACCGCCTGGAGGGGCCAGAAGGCGCGCCCGTGCTGATACTGTCCAATTCGCTGGGCGCCGCGCTTGAAATGTGGAATCCGCAAATGCCGATCCTTGGCGAGCGCTTCCGTGTGCTGCGTTACGACACCCGTGGGCATGGACGTAGTGGCATCACACCGGGGGCCTATACGATTGAGCGCCTCGGGCGCGACGTGGTCGAATTGCTTGATGCGCTGGGCATAGCGCGCGCGCATTTTTGCGGACTTTCCATGGGCGGCATGACCGGCCTCTGGCTCGGCATTCATGCCGCCGATCGCTTGGGACGCCTGGTGTTGTGCAATACGGCGGCTCGTCTCGGAACGCCTGCCGATTGGGATGAACGCATCGGCTTGGTGACCGGGGGTGGGATGAACGCCGTGGTCGGTGGGGTGATGGAGCGCTGGTTCACCGCGGACTTCAGGGCGCGTGAGCCGGCTGAGTGTACGGCGATTCAAGCCATGCTCAACACGACTTCTCCGGTTGGTTATGTGGCATGCAGCGCAGCCATTCGCGACATGGATTTGAGCGCGGATCTGGGACGGATTCGTGCGCCGACGCTGGTGGTGGCCGGTACGCAGGATGCCGTAACGCCGCCAGAGGGAATGTGTGCGCTGGCGGCCGCTATTTCAGGTGCGACACTGATACAGCTTGAGGCTGCGCACCTGTCCAATGTCGAGGCCGCGAGCACATTCACGCCGGCCGTCGCGGGTTTTCTTGAAGCAGGAACGCTCGGATAGGCGGCACCTCAGCATGCCTGGTACGCGCTTGTACCCGTTTACGCCATTGGCACCGGCAATCATGGATTCAACCGATATACTCATTGAATCCGTAAATCGCGGATCGAGTCACGGACGGGAGGAATGTGAATGTCGATGAAGGATACGAGACGCAGGTTTGGTTGGTTGACTATCACTAACCATTGGCTGACGGCCACGTTGGTCGTATTGATGCTGTTCGTTGGCTTTTATATGGCGAATCTGCCGCGCGGGCCGGAAAAACTACAGATGATCGGTGTGCACAAATCCATCGGCGTCACGGTGTTGGTGCTGGCAATCCTGCGGGTCTTCTGGCGGTCGCGCAATCCGATGCCAGACATGCTCGGCAACCCGCCGGCTTGGCGCCACCTGCTCGCGCGGAGTGTTCAGTTCACCCTGATCGGTCTCATTGTGTTGATGCCGATCACTGGCTGGATCATGTCCTCGGCGGGCACCCAGTCTCATTCTTCGGCCTATTCACGTTGCCGGATCTGGTGGGCAAGAGCAAGCCGCTCGGCGGGGCCTTCCATGAAATCCACGAAATCCTGGCCTTCATCATCATCGCTCTGCTCGTCGTTCACGTGCTGGCCGCGCTCAAGCACGCCTTTCTGGATCGCGACTCAACTCTGTTGCGCATACTGGGGCGCCCCGGGCGCGACTGAGTGATACGCCTGTTGCGAATGGGCCGCCCGTGCCGTGCGCCGGCGGCCCATTCGCGGCGGGTCTATTCCACGACAATCCGTCCCTTCATGCCGGCCTCGCGATGGCCGGGCAGCAGGCAGGCGTATTCGAACGAGCCGGGTTTGTCGAAGCGCCAGACCAGGCCGCCGCGCTGGCCGGCGTTCAGGCGGATCATGTTCGGCGCGGCATGCGACATCTCGGGCATTTTACGCATCATTTCGGCGTGTTGCGCCAATCGGTCTGCGGTGCCGATCACCATTTCGTGCACCATGCGGCCTTCGTTGCGAGCGAAGAAACGAATCGTCTCGCCCGCCTTGACGCGCAGGTCGGCGGGGGCAAAGCGCATGTCGTCGCTCATGTGGATGTCGATGGTGCGGTCGACCTTGGCTGGATCGCCCGGCTGCCCAGCCATGCCGCCGTGCATCGCCTGCCCGTCGCCGGTCATACCTTCGTGCATGCTCATGTCTCCGTGCATGTTGTTCATGTGATCCATGCCGGGCATGCTGTGTCCCGGCATCTGTGCGTCGCCGGACATGGTGCCGGGCATCATCGGCGTCTGCTGCTCGCCGCTCGCCATCGCGAGGGCCGGCAGTAGGCTGATGAGCGCGATCAGTATGGATTTTTTCATCTCGTGTCTCCTTGACCGGGTTTCGGGGCGAAATCTTTGGTGGACGGTTCAGAACCAAAAATGGAGGCCGGCAACCCAGCGCGTCGTGCGCGCAGGTTCTCCGGCGGCTCGGGCGAGGTCGGCTGTTTCGCCGAATTTTCCGGCCCACTCGACGCCGACGTAGGGCGCGAACTGGCGGCCGAACTCATGCCGCAGGCGCAGGCCGGCACTGACATCTGACAGACCGCTGCCGATGTTTCTGGCCGCGTCGCGCTTGCCGTACAGATTGGCTTCGATACGTGGTTGCAGGATCAGCCGTTGGGTGATCCGCAGGTCG comes from the Acidihalobacter yilgarnensis genome and includes:
- a CDS encoding ABC transporter ATP-binding protein; translated protein: MVEDSSASAVTAVGLSKSIHGPDGVLSILDGVDLRVEAGESVAIIGASGSGKSTLLGLLAGLDAPSAGDVFLAGEALGPLDEDGRARARAGRVGFVFQSFQLLPGLTALENVMLPLELLDRPARGPALLVLERVGLAARAAHYPHQLSGGEQQRVAIARAFVTRPAVLFADEPTGNLDEASGTQVIDLLFTLNAEQATALVLVTHDAVLAARCARRYRLQAGRLAPC
- a CDS encoding RelA/SpoT family protein; this encodes MKQTPIPQSDQASLNEQLLAAVEDARREEMTRALAHLADAGERERKRPDGRAAALRLLEMGADMDSVLAAVLADPRLRERLSPEFLTETYGAPMAALVRNIHWLNTFKECREEFVQPPEQAEHLRRMLLAMVDDVRAVLVKLAYRVERLQLLAEESYETRRCIARETLDIYAPLANRLGLGQLKWSLEDLAFRYLEPQTYKRLAKSLEETRDSREGYVSGFVNELQGALKAEDIEAEVYGRPKHIYSIYNKISRKNIDLNDLYDIRAVRVLVDRVSTCYAVLGVVHGRWTHIPKEFDDYIANRKENGYQSLHTAVIGPQGKVVEVQIRTHEMHALAEQGVAAHWRYKEGGRHDQALDRAVSSLRNLLDHRDNDEELLESFHAELFGDRVFVLTPRGDVLDLPKGSTPLDFAYTVHSEVGHRCRGAKVDGHIVPLTYILKSGEQVEILTAREPNPSRDWYNPNTNYLFSARSRAKVRHWFAQLDRDQHLADGRTLLERESHRLGVAVPDLDVLVRRFHLQTSDELLLAIGRGDVRPGQLASALQGPAAPAQLPTAGMRKAPSRNGQADRDAIRVQGVGNLLTQFAQCCKPAPGDPVVGYITKGEGVAIHRIDCPNILNMPDAQRKRLIEADWGDQPHSYPVDIHIEAYDRQGLLRDITHALSNEKINVLAANTRTNRDDQSVIMDLEVEIVDITQLSRILDKLAQLPNVITSERKH
- a CDS encoding arylesterase, which encodes MRATLIRCLLIVLLATGPAAAAAKAPIILILGDSLSAAHGIPVDAGWVHLLAARLFQEGYPDRVVNASIGGDTTAGGLARLPAELARYHPSLVVIELGGNDGLRGTPIATFRAQLEQLVATAQRGGARVLLLGVRMPPNYGPAYTQMFHRVYEAVARQTHTPLVPFLLKGVATDPALMQADGIHPTAAAQPQLLDNVWPSLRPLLRR
- a CDS encoding ABC transporter permease — translated: MAVAAASFARRESDQSALMRCLGASGSMVLRLAIWRLLVVGLFGSLLGLALGALAQWGLSALLAGWFATRLPLPGWGPFGVGLISGLVLLLGFGLVPVLQVGRVPPLRVLRRELSSMPASAWLTATAALAAMGGLLRWQTGDSQLSLWVIGGGLVTVVVLWTVARGLMLGLARWHPGGTRFGWRFGLRNLGRRGPLGAVQLAAVGLGLSTLLLLAFVRGDLLDAWRRSLPADTPNQFAINIQTAQRDGVRALFAAHGLPAPDFYPMVRGRLVSINGKPVRARDYADGQARRLVRREFNLSWASHLQKGNQLVAGHWWASETPRGFSVDQGIARTLGIHLGDRLGFETAGQAFSGKVESLRNVRWDSFRPNFFVVAVPGMLDGLPVNWITSFYLPPGHAAFLPALVRAYPGVTLFDVDRLLAQVRSIIERGVRAVEYVFAFSLVAGLIVLYAAIDAAQAARRRELAVLRTLGASRRQLRLALAAEFAALGILAGVIASASASLLGYVLAVHIFNLDYSPDPRLWLVGVASGTLLVLAVGLWGTRAAVRVPPLVVLQSPD
- a CDS encoding cupredoxin domain-containing protein, translating into MKKSILIALISLLPALAMASGEQQTPMMPGTMSGDAQMPGHSMPGMDHMNNMHGDMSMHEGMTGDGQAMHGGMAGQPGDPAKVDRTIDIHMSDDMRFAPADLRVKAGETIRFFARNEGRMVHEMVIGTADRLAQHAEMMRKMPEMSHAAPNMIRLNAGQRGGLVWRFDKPGSFEYACLLPGHREAGMKGRIVVE
- a CDS encoding MFS transporter, with translation MSASELASDRVQVDADRPLYNRLGGLGWLHFLNDGAANYLPGVLPAVLLNLHLHVGLAGTVMAALLIGQALQAFTGWIADRFGGRMFIVMGVLGSNLAGAMIGFAPNLWVLIPVLIVIGISNSLFHPQALAGARALSRGRQGFGLALFLVGGEVGRGLWPLFASLVVAGWGLHYLWLLALPALFSVPLLWNTLPVQPPRHPNATPIAWRRHLGPLSALVGFSSLRALMIFGIVTYLPILWHDRGHSLVDSSALISVLLVVGIIGNVGGGQLSDLFGRKRVVFTAILASTLLLALFMYVTGLAQWLLLGLLGIALFATLPISIVIGQDIFPENRSMGSGIALGVSNGLGAAALMLLGLVASHAGLIEVLWVLVGVGVIACVFSLMLPNTGGPVRH
- the pcaD gene encoding 3-oxoadipate enol-lactonase, translating into MPVAELDDLRMHYRLEGPEGAPVLILSNSLGAALEMWNPQMPILGERFRVLRYDTRGHGRSGITPGAYTIERLGRDVVELLDALGIARAHFCGLSMGGMTGLWLGIHAADRLGRLVLCNTAARLGTPADWDERIGLVTGGGMNAVVGGVMERWFTADFRAREPAECTAIQAMLNTTSPVGYVACSAAIRDMDLSADLGRIRAPTLVVAGTQDAVTPPEGMCALAAAISGATLIQLEAAHLSNVEAASTFTPAVAGFLEAGTLG
- a CDS encoding HAD family hydrolase; translated protein: MTIRCITFDLDDTLWDCESVIVAAEARFHDWLVRCCPALAEHYDLDALVRHRVAYFQRFPELQYDLTRLRRQWLTALSTEYGHPTDWVDEGFRVFWLARNEVELYQEAVGLLEGLRTHYRVGAITNGNADVHHIGVGHYFDFVITAAEAGSAKPSPGIFRQALQAAGVPASACLHVGDNPYADVQGARAQGMRTVWVNPTGAPWPAGDPRPDAAVRHVGEIAGLLTHWA
- a CDS encoding cytochrome b; this translates as MPDLVGKSKPLGGAFHEIHEILAFIIIALLVVHVLAALKHAFLDRDSTLLRILGRPGRD
- a CDS encoding ABC transporter permease encodes the protein MLSGLLPPRLVWRALRRDLRAGALRVIVFALIVAVGAITAVGVFTDRVSRAMSDQASGLLGADLVLDSADAIPGAVRARARSLNLQGVDALGFPSVVLSGEHTVLVMVRALGKGYPLLGEAKLSDTPFGTERTVHGPPHTGTVWLSREALERLGLAVGERLQLGNAHLRIAAVVREAPGTGAGLFDFAPRLIMSLSDVAATGLVTPQSRVRHDLMLAGPSGGLMPCAVGWLHTRRSVCRSKTCGVVGPRCAWRWIVRSAFCLWRRWLRHCLAVVQSPLPRRALHVGSRTRAR